ATAGAAAGGGTCGTAACTGCATACTGAAGCTGAAATTTATATACATTCAAGGGGGTCGTACGCCCTCTGTGTAATCCACCTTGCACCCACCACTGATCGGGGTTGACAAATGATTTTATGTTAGGAgtgcgcaaacttaaattttaacCAACTATTTTTTGGTGTAAAATAATCGAAATATTCTTCCTTAGTGGGTTCAATGTAGATATCTGGCTgaggacaacccatgctttgcaaatttaagggggtgcaCGTCCTCCACGCCACCGCCTGAATCTGAATCCGCCCTTCTGatgataatattatatataaaaactattgtgtaaaatttggagtttagtatggcgttcattatcactgaactagtatatatttgtttagtggccatctaaaggacgcctccggatgcgggaatttctcgctacattgaagacctgttggtgaccttctgctgttgtcagttttccatggtcgggttgttgtctctttgacacattccccatttccattctcaattttagttctATTAATGTAATTTTGTACTCTTCCTCTCAGTTATGGATTATCTTGAGAAGGAGATAACTTATATCATGTTCCAGCTTTATCTTATTGGACTTATTGTTATACAGTTTAGTTTGTTTACTTGTAATTGCCGCGATTTACCTAGCCGTATCTTGAATCTActacccccccacccccccccccccctttgcgaAAATTTGTGGATCTGCCACTGTCTGAGACTACTATTATACATGTGTTAAAGTAGTCATAGCTGGAACCTATGACTAtgagggagcaaccatttaacttgaAAAAATAGGGGGGAGGTCTTTGTCTtggaatttatttttcattacgtgaacatttttttgttggtttttcgacgctatcaatattttttttcttctttgaaatTATAGACACTAGATTATATAAGATATAGGGAAAATCTGGataatttttttgtcatctgtttgaccacaatttttcaattttcatcaaatttgggatcagACCGGCGGACATTTTTTTCGGGGAAAAATCACAATCTCCCTCCCTCTAAgtcttgaagttaaatggtcgtccCTTTATATTAGTGTAACAGTCCGCGGAACgaatttcacaaaaaatcttacgaCTTCAGTTGATCGCAAAGATCATGCTGAATTGTGTAAGTCAAACTTTAGTCGGAAGATTATTTTTGAAACTGTCTCCAGACTATTTGATATGAATTTATAATAACGAGTTGattaaataaagatttaaaatttgactCTGAAAGTATTTGATTATAATCTAAAAATAATTATCATTGGGACAGAATTAATTATAGacttttaaattatacatttatgAAATATCCTTTTGTATACCTCCGTCAACTAACATGCGCAATTGCTCTgcgcattgtttaaaatatcaGACATTGACATACAAGAAATGGCGGAAGATTGCAGGTCCATTGTTACAAACTGATATCTTCCTTGATTGATCgtcaaaaaagaaaattctaaATAGCAAAAATTATATTAAACGTAAGTATGTTGTTTACAGatgataactttttttattattcgtCCTATCACTTTGAAATCATTGCGACTCCGAACGTAATTGGTAGGGGATATCTTGGTCGGGGATGGAGGCAGCATGACCCGCATTTTTGGAATTCGGAAAATCAAATGAAGTGACAGTTACCCCTTTATTCTTTAGTTGACTTCTTTTAGCTGTCATATGTTATCCCAATAGTTATGCAATTGGTTTAGGAATGAATTTGTCAGTGTCTGAAAAGTGATTGTCATAATAACGACAACGGGCACCTGTCACACGGTTTGGCTAATAACCGAAATAACCAGTAACACGTTTATTTGTTAATAACATTTGATTAGCATAATCTGGTTGTAGGTGTCATTTGGCAATTGCATTATCTGACTAATTTTGTAGATTTGTTTAAAGCCATTACTTAGTAATTACAGTGATAATTTTTGAAGTACCTCAATGattattgcataattttaaacatttaaaagaaaaacattatacaccatttaaaagtaaaaaaggcGAAGTTTTGTTTATTGTCTTGAGTGGAGACTAAACTGATATTTGTCACCTATGTATTAATTACAGGTCATTATAATTAATTTTctacaagaaaataaaaattatagaaagtttaattcatatattaataataatatttatatgcAAAAGTTATATACAGATTATAGGGCAGaagatgtaaaaataaacaaacacctgaattactttgatgcTGTCCaatcagataaactctttaactcacatGTGTGAATGTGTAGATATCTATTGTCCACTCAATCAAGGACAATCAATACAGGACTAACCAGATCTTACCAGAGAGGGAGCATCTCAAAGTTAtatcccaacttagtttatttttacaccttctacaggaaggaaaaaaaaaaatgcccaatAAAATCCAAAAAAGATTTCATCTTTTTGATATGCAAaatacatttaacttttatatgtcTAGTGGATGCTAGAccttaaaacttttcaaacagcacaggtaagtctgcaCACAGAGTAATTTTTGAGTTAAAAAttcggccatatttgtccatttgttatgatgaaccttaaaaggaaaacaaaaatctATTGATTGAAAAGCAATCCTCCTTAAGACATACAGAAAAAATATGAACATTTTATTAAGTGAAAATCAATTTTTAAGTTAAAATGTATTCTTTGGAAGCCctgtaaaaatttaaaagttcagTAGATGGAAATAGGAAATTACAGACCTagattatcttgaatataatttatATTGCAGTTCAAAGAATTAAGAGTAGAAAATCTTGCCAAAATGAATTACCAGAAGGTTTATATGAACCAGATACATTCAAGCTCATTATTAGGTCAGTTAGCTCAGATGTGGAGGAGCCAGCTAGTATGTGATGCTTACATAAGGACAGGAACTGTCACCACAAAGGTATGtagccaaacaaatatatattctgtTTCAGTTAGGGATACCTTGTGCAGCAACAGCCCTATGTTTTAACATTATCAGAAACCAAGGGACAGAACCTAATGGcctgaaatataaaaattagGAGATGCAGTATGATTGCTGATGAGATAATGTTCAAATTACATGTATGCTTTCTATTGTCATTGGAACAATAAAAAGTGAATGAAATTCAATATTCAGATCCTGAAAAATTTGTAATGGATCAACTATTTCCAAACTGACTCAATGGTATTCTTAAGCATTCAAATTGAAATAGTGGCAAAGTTACATTATTTCACCATTTTATtgaatttctttaatattattgcTGTATATtttaagaataagaagatgtcaCCAAATTATAACCAATTAAATgggaatatttcaaaattaatttcaacCTACgataattaatgttttatttaagtACATTAGATTCAACACTTATTAGAAATAGTAATATATTATATGCTTATTTTTGAACCTAtttgacctaaaaaaaaatctttagccTAGGATCAATTATATTATTTTGCCTAACCAGATACACAAAAGATTTCCATTAGTTACCCATCAGACAAACAACTAAAGCTGATAAGATTTCCATCTTAATAGCAATTGGATTTGTTACTATAATTTTTCAGGGTACATGTTTTTGCAATGACTTACAACTGCTTCTCAGATTGATTAACTTTactaataaaacatatatatatatataggttcaAAAATAGGTTCAAAAATAAGCATATAATATATTACTATTTCTAatattacaccaaacagtgttagagttagattttatactgacaaatttttgtccgtccctcagcgggattcgaactcacacctttgatacactacagcaccaatcgcttagcctcatgtccagcgctctagaccactcgaccacatccgctatattaaaatataacttcaatagtcgtagtgttaccttgtcacggaaggtgaatctagagatagacatgagacacgtgtttttttaagcgtgtgtagatgttatattattattttcatacacaatgtatttattatttgtcagcaatctaactcaacaatttttatatatcatataggatcatgattcatttcattatacagtcactagaaataagtatattttacaaacaagtcgaaacaagtgacaaaccatacaatatacatgtccactggatctaagagtgatatagatacaaggttaatgcaaatatttatataagtctgaaaattacaccaaacagtgttagagttagattttatactgacaaatttttgtccgtccctcagcgggattcgaactcacacctttgatatgTATATCTAAAATTCTATGTAAGAACATTATGACCTCACTATTAGTCTTACAGAGGACTTTGGTTATAATGATGAATTTATGTATATCAACAATATATCAACTCgtactttaaattttgtttttgtttaaatgcttacaaaaagttttgatttttttctaggcCCACCGGGTTGTGTTACTTGCAGCATGTCCAATGTTGCAATCCATGGAAAAAGCATCTATTGGTTCTCACCTGGAGGTAAGACTGACAGCAGACATCAAACAGGAAGCAGTCAACATGTTCTTACAGTACCTATATGAAGGTTTCATGTTGCTCACGGAAGAAAATTGTAAAGACGTTGAAAAAGTTGCAAGACTTTTACAAGTGGATAGTGTAATCAAATGTTGTGCAGACTTTTATAAGTGTTTAGAATCAAAAACAGGGAACAATATGTATTCCAATTCAAAGTACAAATATTCATCTTATGATATGTTAGAATTCCGCCATGTTAGAGCAACAGACCTGCAGAAGACAGTTCAAGATCGTCTAATGAAAAGAGCTTCAGAAATGGGTAGACCATTAAGCCCATCAAGTAAAAAACAAAGACTTTATAGAGCCTCAACACCCCCATCAGAATCATCACAGTCAAGCTTTAGCCAAAGAGCTGATGATACATTCAGCATGTCTCACAGTTATGGGTCTGGTCAACAAGAACCATGGGATAGAGTACCACGACCTGGAGCTAATGCTGCTTCAATGTCAAGAGGTCAAAGTCAAAGGTTTCAACAGCCAAGTGTCATTGATATTGTAGAAGACAGCATTGAACTAATTCATGTTGACCCAGGAGATGGCAGCAGTCACCAGCCACCATCACAAAAAGGTGTTGCTGTTTCCGTGGCTAGTCAGCTGGATAGTGGACCTCCAAATATTAGCATTGTTAGTGTAACGGGAAATACTGGACCTCCGCATGGTCCATCTCCAAGTCAAGGTCATTCACAGAGACAAACTAGTGGTCCTTCATATTCTTCACCACATGTTCCGTCATCATCGTCATATACACCACGCCATTCATCAGTCAGTTCATCGCCATCACAGTCAAAAGCATCAGATCGTGCCATCATCTCATTAACCGATCCACAAATATCACAGATAACCAGAGAAGTCACCCATCAGTTGCAACAACAAGAACATAGTGCCTCATCTTCCCGACCACCAGCATTACAGTTAGCCCCAGGCCTCACATCACCACATGAATCATTGTCACAACAAAGACCTCCTCATTTTCCCTTCACTGAAAGATTACAGCAGACTGCTAGCAAACCATCATTTGCTGCTGGCAGTGCCAGACAAGTAGGTGCACCACAGATGCCAAATCTTCACAGTGGTTCCTCCTCCACAGGTTCACCATCCACTTTACGACCAGATAGATCACCTTCATTAAGTGGTAGAAGTGATAGTATGGATAGACCTCCCAGTGTTGAGGCCAGCAAGGACAGGTATTGGTTTTATTATAAAATCTTCCAAAATTATAAATTGTTACATTGTTATATTGAAAAAAGGTCTTCTAGAATAGAATGTTGTGCATTCTTGTAAATGAATCTCTATTTCAATACCAAAGATATTTTAAAACAGAATTTGTATAACTTTGTCAAATAATTCCTTAACTGCACAAGAATATTTACTGCAAATTATGCTTTTAAGCAAGATTTAAACTTACATGTTTTCTTAAAAAGTTTCCATAATTTGACAAAACATTCTAAAGCTCATTGGTATGGTATAAATATTGCAGGAatcaaacaatacaaacaaaacaaaatgatatctGAAATCAAcataaattatgtttttcttatCAAACATGCATTTCAAACAATTACTTGATGAACTGTCATTAGAGCttcttcaattgaaaaataattccttttgCAATTTAATACATATGTACTATTATGTGTTTATTTAACATGCCCTTTGCCATGTTTTCATATCTTCAAATTCATCAGGGTTAGGGATACTCAACTTTATATTGCTTTGAATTAGAATTTGTTTGAACATTTACAatgttttattgtagttttaacttGTATAATGTTTTGTTGTAgttttgacttttaaaatgtttttattgtagttcaaaacaaaaaaatgaagattcCTCAACAGCAAGTTCAGCAGATCTAATGGCAGACATAACAATAATCAAAGTAGAAACGGGAGACGAGACAATGTCCAAAGAACACAAGGACAGTGGTCAGCCTGGTCATTCCTCAGATGGTGTTATTCACTCTACAGATCATTCTGGTCTGTTGAGTGGGGATACGACTGGTGGTCTGGACATGCACGTAGATGCACCAGACGATGGCGGGACAATGACAATGCAAATACAACGGAATGACGACGGTATGGGACAGGAAGGTGATAGCGATATTGAGGAACTGGAAGCGACAGGAGATTGGCCACACGATAGTAACGATGATAGTAGTTTAAGCAACGATCCAAATAACCCACTTGGAGGCTTTAGAGGTAGGGATCAATTTTCTTTACTTCACAAGTCCAATGAAAGATATTGGTTTTTTGAAACATCTTGTTTTCAACTTGTCCTGTGAATTCAGTTTTTAGAAAATTCAATCAGAACCAtgatgttgggttgctgtcttaacACAAGACCCACctctttcatttatattttttttttaacaaaattgtgGTAATATGAGGGCTTCTAGTTCAATTTGATATTTTCTTATTTCCATCTTTGTGATTGATCATACATAGTTAGCACTTGAGGAAATATTTTGGCTTCATCCTAATTACCACAGTACAAGTTTGAAAACAAGATTGTGTGGGTCCCTTCCCAGTAAGACTTATGACTAAAGTGAATGACTAATGAGACAGTGGAATGAAATGCTTTTAAAGATGACCTTCACCTATACAAAATAAACTTGACTAAAGTGTTCTTATAGATATATTTGCAACCAGCAGTCAAGGTCTTGGAAAATTTTGAAATAGTAAAATTCCAAATGTTTCGTATAAGGCAATTAGacaactgtacagccttcaacaatgagtaaacctCATACTGTATTGTCGGCTTTAAAAAGTTGGGACATGAAATGTAATGTTACTAAAAGTTGGACAGGAAACTTTCTCAGACCACATGAAGACTGACAAATCAGACTGCATTTAttgcatttgatacaaaaaataaaaaccattatGAACATGCTTCCCTGTTTTTAAAACCAAAATCTTTCATCCATTTTATAACTGTTCAAGAATGAATGAAGGCCTGAAGGGGTGTATACAGTCAAACTCGCTTTCATTTTCAACAGAATCATGATagttaaatatattattttgattttttgatcaTGTAAATGTTC
Above is a window of Mytilus galloprovincialis chromosome 7, xbMytGall1.hap1.1, whole genome shotgun sequence DNA encoding:
- the LOC143082836 gene encoding uncharacterized protein LOC143082836 isoform X27, with protein sequence MNYQKVYMNQIHSSSLLGQLAQMWRSQLVCDAYIRTGTVTTKAHRVVLLAACPMLQSMEKASIGSHLEVRLTADIKQEAVNMFLQYLYEGFMLLTEENCKDVEKVARLLQVDSVIKCCADFYKCLESKTGNNMYSNSKYKYSSYDMLEFRHVRATDLQKTVQDRLMKRASEMGRPLSPSSKKQRLYRASTPPSESSQSSFSQRADDTFSMSHSYGSGQQEPWDRVPRPGANAASMSRGQSQRFQQPSVIDIVEDSIELIHVDPGDGSSHQPPSQKGVAVSVASQLDSGPPNISIVSVTGNTGPPHGPSPSQGHSQRQTSGPSYSSPHVPSSSSYTPRHSSVSSSPSQSKASDRAIISLTDPQISQITREVTHQLQQQEHSASSSRPPALQLAPGLTSPHESLSQQRPPHFPFTERLQQTASKPSFAAGSARQVGAPQMPNLHSGSSSTGSPSTLRPDRSPSLSGRSDSMDRPPSVEASKDSSKQKNEDSSTASSADLMADITIIKVETGDETMSKEHKDSGQPGHSSDGVIHSTDHSGLLSGDTTGGLDMHVDAPDDGGTMTMQIQRNDDGMGQEGDSDIEELEATGDWPHDSNDDSSLSNDPNNPLGGFRDADVSHNSIYYSRVMRTLENSGHTIIHTPDKKPKQCVYCKSMKIKTKLGHRAFSRHKCSKCDVPLCTKNRSCFGLYHSHLLDQAVASKLYSGQQRVHMY
- the LOC143082836 gene encoding uncharacterized protein LOC143082836 isoform X2, with translation MNYQKVYMNQIHSSSLLGQLAQMWRSQLVCDAYIRTGTVTTKAHRVVLLAACPMLQSMEKASIGSHLEVRLTADIKQEAVNMFLQYLYEGFMLLTEENCKDVEKVARLLQVDSVIKCCADFYKCLESKTGNNMYSNSKYKYSSYDMLEFRHVRATDLQKTVQDRLMKRASEMGRPLSPSSKKQRLYRASTPPSESSQSSFSQRADDTFSMSHSYGSGQQEPWDRVPRPGANAASMSRGQSQRFQQPSVIDIVEDSIELIHVDPGDGSSHQPPSQKGVAVSVASQLDSGPPNISIVSVTGNTGPPHGPSPSQGHSQRQTSGPSYSSPHVPSSSSYTPRHSSVSSSPSQSKASDRAIISLTDPQISQITREVTHQLQQQEHSASSSRPPALQLAPGLTSPHESLSQQRPPHFPFTERLQQTASKPSFAAGSARQVGAPQMPNLHSGSSSTGSPSTLRPDRSPSLSGRSDSMDRPPSVEASKDSSKQKNEDSSTASSADLMADITIIKVETGDETMSKEHKDSGQPGHSSDGVIHSTDHSGLLSGDTTGGLDMHVDAPDDGGTMTMQIQRNDDGMGQEGDSDIEELEATGDWPHDSNDDSSLSNDPNNPLGGFRGSSKNRKVTSRPVILHQLVYTEEKRLRKCVYCHFKNARTYSGHAVTSYFQCQACGVALCKTMRNCFGDFHKHIEERGWNDFNTGTGRRRLSGSWIKPEPLTTATVQSDSISSVDTGSHETPEYTYCISLSSPDSQSSHVRDHIRILKVLPDKCKCVAEIRTLWSSNSQHPRK
- the LOC143082836 gene encoding uncharacterized protein LOC143082836 isoform X43 — encoded protein: MNYQKVYMNQIHSSSLLGQLAQMWRSQLVCDAYIRTGTVTTKAHRVVLLAACPMLQSMEKASIGSHLEVRLTADIKQEAVNMFLQYLYEGFMLLTEENCKDVEKVARLLQVDSVIKCCADFYKCLESKTGNNMYSNSKYKYSSYDMLEFRHVRATDLQKTVQDRLMKRASEMGRPLSPSSKKQRLYRASTPPSESSQSSFSQRADDTFSMSHSYGSGQQEPWDRVPRPGANAASMSRGQSQRFQQPSVIDIVEDSIELIHVDPGDGSSHQPPSQKGVAVSVASQLDSGPPNISIVSVTGNTGPPHGPSPSQGHSQRQTSGPSYSSPHVPSSSSYTPRHSSVSSSPSQSKASDRAIISLTDPQISQITREVTHQLQQQEHSASSSRPPALQLAPGLTSPHESLSQQRPPHFPFTERLQQTASKPSFAAGSARQVGAPQMPNLHSGSSSTGSPSTLRPDRSPSLSGRSDSMDRPPSVEASKDSSKQKNEDSSTASSADLMADITIIKVETGDETMSKEHKDSGQPGHSSDGVIHSTDHSGLLSGDTTGGLDMHVDAPDDGGTMTMQIQRNDDGMGQEGDSDIEELEATGDWPHDSNDDSSLSNDPNNPLGGFRDGLLDPGIMSVPMSTDHTSVLVDGNHKRCHYCIKIGAKTKNGWDIFTRYKCSLCNIPLCRGSRKCFYLYHAALYHKGVFPGNQDA
- the LOC143082836 gene encoding uncharacterized protein LOC143082836 isoform X30, whose product is MNYQKVYMNQIHSSSLLGQLAQMWRSQLVCDAYIRTGTVTTKAHRVVLLAACPMLQSMEKASIGSHLEVRLTADIKQEAVNMFLQYLYEGFMLLTEENCKDVEKVARLLQVDSVIKCCADFYKCLESKTGNNMYSNSKYKYSSYDMLEFRHVRATDLQKTVQDRLMKRASEMGRPLSPSSKKQRLYRASTPPSESSQSSFSQRADDTFSMSHSYGSGQQEPWDRVPRPGANAASMSRGQSQRFQQPSVIDIVEDSIELIHVDPGDGSSHQPPSQKGVAVSVASQLDSGPPNISIVSVTGNTGPPHGPSPSQGHSQRQTSGPSYSSPHVPSSSSYTPRHSSVSSSPSQSKASDRAIISLTDPQISQITREVTHQLQQQEHSASSSRPPALQLAPGLTSPHESLSQQRPPHFPFTERLQQTASKPSFAAGSARQVGAPQMPNLHSGSSSTGSPSTLRPDRSPSLSGRSDSMDRPPSVEASKDSSKQKNEDSSTASSADLMADITIIKVETGDETMSKEHKDSGQPGHSSDGVIHSTDHSGLLSGDTTGGLDMHVDAPDDGGTMTMQIQRNDDGMGQEGDSDIEELEATGDWPHDSNDDSSLSNDPNNPLGGFRDVLFPYLSSNTSKLQHTGGEEYKHHYVGDVQHTLVSIGDKKEKRCQFCRLSKCKTKAGWDILTRYKCKECEIPLCSGMQTPRNCFENFHEQFFNVKF
- the LOC143082836 gene encoding uncharacterized protein LOC143082836 isoform X14; its protein translation is MNYQKVYMNQIHSSSLLGQLAQMWRSQLVCDAYIRTGTVTTKAHRVVLLAACPMLQSMEKASIGSHLEVRLTADIKQEAVNMFLQYLYEGFMLLTEENCKDVEKVARLLQVDSVIKCCADFYKCLESKTGNNMYSNSKYKYSSYDMLEFRHVRATDLQKTVQDRLMKRASEMGRPLSPSSKKQRLYRASTPPSESSQSSFSQRADDTFSMSHSYGSGQQEPWDRVPRPGANAASMSRGQSQRFQQPSVIDIVEDSIELIHVDPGDGSSHQPPSQKGVAVSVASQLDSGPPNISIVSVTGNTGPPHGPSPSQGHSQRQTSGPSYSSPHVPSSSSYTPRHSSVSSSPSQSKASDRAIISLTDPQISQITREVTHQLQQQEHSASSSRPPALQLAPGLTSPHESLSQQRPPHFPFTERLQQTASKPSFAAGSARQVGAPQMPNLHSGSSSTGSPSTLRPDRSPSLSGRSDSMDRPPSVEASKDSSKQKNEDSSTASSADLMADITIIKVETGDETMSKEHKDSGQPGHSSDGVIHSTDHSGLLSGDTTGGLDMHVDAPDDGGTMTMQIQRNDDGMGQEGDSDIEELEATGDWPHDSNDDSSLSNDPNNPLGGFRGSTMYNYMPGNTGRPDNVGRPPPIEDVPGHPVAIVGGNYKQRECRYCRFTGNRTKSGWRVKTNYKCATCDIPLCTKELTNRNCFTSYHHEFVFRDQQSELRQPYRGSQEDNY
- the LOC143082836 gene encoding uncharacterized protein LOC143082836 isoform X31; its protein translation is MNYQKVYMNQIHSSSLLGQLAQMWRSQLVCDAYIRTGTVTTKAHRVVLLAACPMLQSMEKASIGSHLEVRLTADIKQEAVNMFLQYLYEGFMLLTEENCKDVEKVARLLQVDSVIKCCADFYKCLESKTGNNMYSNSKYKYSSYDMLEFRHVRATDLQKTVQDRLMKRASEMGRPLSPSSKKQRLYRASTPPSESSQSSFSQRADDTFSMSHSYGSGQQEPWDRVPRPGANAASMSRGQSQRFQQPSVIDIVEDSIELIHVDPGDGSSHQPPSQKGVAVSVASQLDSGPPNISIVSVTGNTGPPHGPSPSQGHSQRQTSGPSYSSPHVPSSSSYTPRHSSVSSSPSQSKASDRAIISLTDPQISQITREVTHQLQQQEHSASSSRPPALQLAPGLTSPHESLSQQRPPHFPFTERLQQTASKPSFAAGSARQVGAPQMPNLHSGSSSTGSPSTLRPDRSPSLSGRSDSMDRPPSVEASKDSSKQKNEDSSTASSADLMADITIIKVETGDETMSKEHKDSGQPGHSSDGVIHSTDHSGLLSGDTTGGLDMHVDAPDDGGTMTMQIQRNDDGMGQEGDSDIEELEATGDWPHDSNDDSSLSNDPNNPLGGFRDMPKLQQMAAHVYPSFSHSHQFEWHRAKLRQLETQGHVVVNTFDGKLRPCKYCSERKIKTRLGHMARTRNKCHLCDVPLCTKNRDCFNLYHEWLLK
- the LOC143082836 gene encoding uncharacterized protein LOC143082836 isoform X8; this encodes MNYQKVYMNQIHSSSLLGQLAQMWRSQLVCDAYIRTGTVTTKAHRVVLLAACPMLQSMEKASIGSHLEVRLTADIKQEAVNMFLQYLYEGFMLLTEENCKDVEKVARLLQVDSVIKCCADFYKCLESKTGNNMYSNSKYKYSSYDMLEFRHVRATDLQKTVQDRLMKRASEMGRPLSPSSKKQRLYRASTPPSESSQSSFSQRADDTFSMSHSYGSGQQEPWDRVPRPGANAASMSRGQSQRFQQPSVIDIVEDSIELIHVDPGDGSSHQPPSQKGVAVSVASQLDSGPPNISIVSVTGNTGPPHGPSPSQGHSQRQTSGPSYSSPHVPSSSSYTPRHSSVSSSPSQSKASDRAIISLTDPQISQITREVTHQLQQQEHSASSSRPPALQLAPGLTSPHESLSQQRPPHFPFTERLQQTASKPSFAAGSARQVGAPQMPNLHSGSSSTGSPSTLRPDRSPSLSGRSDSMDRPPSVEASKDSSKQKNEDSSTASSADLMADITIIKVETGDETMSKEHKDSGQPGHSSDGVIHSTDHSGLLSGDTTGGLDMHVDAPDDGGTMTMQIQRNDDGMGQEGDSDIEELEATGDWPHDSNDDSSLSNDPNNPLGGFRASSSSWTKPPYQCRTCGYLTTEYDEMDNHQQTTHGLDYIAFCIECGKGFKSLSGFKIHKKMHEEKNDSYPTCCICGRRCASQSRLAVHMRSHSEIKPFACSHCDKSYKHEKDLRDHKCRATN
- the LOC143082836 gene encoding uncharacterized protein LOC143082836 isoform X46; this encodes MNYQKVYMNQIHSSSLLGQLAQMWRSQLVCDAYIRTGTVTTKAHRVVLLAACPMLQSMEKASIGSHLEVRLTADIKQEAVNMFLQYLYEGFMLLTEENCKDVEKVARLLQVDSVIKCCADFYKCLESKTGNNMYSNSKYKYSSYDMLEFRHVRATDLQKTVQDRLMKRASEMGRPLSPSSKKQRLYRASTPPSESSQSSFSQRADDTFSMSHSYGSGQQEPWDRVPRPGANAASMSRGQSQRFQQPSVIDIVEDSIELIHVDPGDGSSHQPPSQKGVAVSVASQLDSGPPNISIVSVTGNTGPPHGPSPSQGHSQRQTSGPSYSSPHVPSSSSYTPRHSSVSSSPSQSKASDRAIISLTDPQISQITREVTHQLQQQEHSASSSRPPALQLAPGLTSPHESLSQQRPPHFPFTERLQQTASKPSFAAGSARQVGAPQMPNLHSGSSSTGSPSTLRPDRSPSLSGRSDSMDRPPSVEASKDSSKQKNEDSSTASSADLMADITIIKVETGDETMSKEHKDSGQPGHSSDGVIHSTDHSGLLSGDTTGGLDMHVDAPDDGGTMTMQIQRNDDGMGQEGDSDIEELEATGDWPHDSNDDSSLSNDPNNPLGGFRVSYLEAQLQVDPIGENWSKQMIKEHMRKLKRREVNRRYYMKRREKEQRNIP
- the LOC143082836 gene encoding uncharacterized protein LOC143082836 isoform X20, encoding MNYQKVYMNQIHSSSLLGQLAQMWRSQLVCDAYIRTGTVTTKAHRVVLLAACPMLQSMEKASIGSHLEVRLTADIKQEAVNMFLQYLYEGFMLLTEENCKDVEKVARLLQVDSVIKCCADFYKCLESKTGNNMYSNSKYKYSSYDMLEFRHVRATDLQKTVQDRLMKRASEMGRPLSPSSKKQRLYRASTPPSESSQSSFSQRADDTFSMSHSYGSGQQEPWDRVPRPGANAASMSRGQSQRFQQPSVIDIVEDSIELIHVDPGDGSSHQPPSQKGVAVSVASQLDSGPPNISIVSVTGNTGPPHGPSPSQGHSQRQTSGPSYSSPHVPSSSSYTPRHSSVSSSPSQSKASDRAIISLTDPQISQITREVTHQLQQQEHSASSSRPPALQLAPGLTSPHESLSQQRPPHFPFTERLQQTASKPSFAAGSARQVGAPQMPNLHSGSSSTGSPSTLRPDRSPSLSGRSDSMDRPPSVEASKDSSKQKNEDSSTASSADLMADITIIKVETGDETMSKEHKDSGQPGHSSDGVIHSTDHSGLLSGDTTGGLDMHVDAPDDGGTMTMQIQRNDDGMGQEGDSDIEELEATGDWPHDSNDDSSLSNDPNNPLGGFRDPRMLETTLGNDPFTFKDSKPKSFQKLQSLGHLVVPTFERKLRPCAFCTMCKIKTKSGWRVYTRYKCAGCDVPLCTKHRDCFLLYHTTLLYDLESRHLSEHAHTT